The following are encoded together in the Notolabrus celidotus isolate fNotCel1 chromosome 9, fNotCel1.pri, whole genome shotgun sequence genome:
- the lysmd3 gene encoding lysM and putative peptidoglycan-binding domain-containing protein 3, with product MSSRSQHYGFQSATMVQPANGGHAYLFGNNGSENDLSEEDGESYELRPRGRERLRRSTSRERMEDIIYLTRDIQEGDTLNSIALQYHCSVADIKRANNLLTEQDFFALRSVKIPVRRFSVLTETHSTGPLKPASPSGAGRLPQITPVTSLPTETSTDSSSSTDSVEGFLLEKDKDIERLVKSTGPSRSSLNEVVSSLTLQQQQPLLGEVEYKPVQRKDPYYGADWGMRWWTAVAIMLVVGIVTPVFYLLYYEVIMKTDVGHHGIPTEAAGHAHQKGIEDPHVGEDNHAGAGPGHHAGNGINGDSQGQSLNKAGDHEHREHENT from the exons ATGTCCAGTAGAAGTCAGCACTATGGGTTCCAGTCAGCCACCATGGTGCAGCCTGCCAATGGCGGTCATGCCTATCTCTTTGGAAACAATGGCTCGGAGAATGACCTGTCAGAGGAGGACGGGGAGAGCTACGAGCTGCGTCCACGTGGCAGAGAGAGACTGCGGAGGAGCACCTctagagagaggatggaggataTTATCTACCTAACCAGAGACATACAGGAGGGGGACACTCTGAACAGCATCGCTCTACAATACCATTGTTCA gTGGCTGATATAAAGCGTGCTAACAACCTCTTGACAGAGCAGGACTTCTTTGCCCTGCGATCAGTCAAGATTCCTGTGAGACGTTTTAGTGTTCTCACCGAGACTCACAGCACCGGACCTCTCAAGCCTGCCTCCCCCTCGGGTGCAGGGCGCCTACCCCAGATCACCCCAGTTACCTCTCTCCCCACCGAGACATCCACAGACTCTTCTTCCTCCACTGACAGCGTTGAGGGCTTCCTCCTGGAGAAGGACAAGGACATTGAGCGGCTAGTGAAATCCACAGGTCCATCCCGAAGCAGCCTGAATGAAGTCGTGTCTTCTTTAACGCTGCAGCAACAGCAGCCACTGCTGGGGGAGGTCGAGTATAAACCAGTACAGAGAAAAGACCCTTACTATGGGGCAGACTGGGGCATGAGATGGTGGACAGCTGTGGCCATCATGCTGGTTGTTGGCATCGTCACTCCGGTGTTTTATCTGCTGTATTACGAAGTTATCATGAAAACAGACGTCGGCCATCACGGCATTCCTACAGAAGCAGCTGGGCACGCTCACCAGAAAGGAATAGAGGACCCTCATGTTGGAGAAGACAACCACGCTGGGGCTGGACCAGGACACCATGCTGGAAACGGGATTAATGGGGATTCCCAGGGACAGAGTTTGAACAAAGCAGGGGACCATGAACACAGGGAACATGAGAACACATAA